The genomic segment CGTGCCATCGCCGCGATGTGGCGGATGCGCTCCGGCGTGGTGTTGGGGGCGACGAGCGGAATCTGACCGACGCCCGCCCGCTCTGTGTAGGTCGTTAGATCGGCGGATTCCTCTGGGGGGAGGTCGGGAAGAATCAAGCCGCTAACACCGGCTTCCGCAGCCTCGCTGACGAAACGTTCTAACCCATAATTGAGGACAGGGTTCACATAGCCCATCAGGATGAGGGGGATGGTGACGCCCCGCGCCCGCAGAGTGCGAATGGCAGCCAGGCAATCACGGAGTTTTGTCCCCTGAGCCAGCGCCACATTGGAGGCGTGCTGAATCACGGGACCATCGGCAAGCGGATCAGAAAAGGGCATCCCCACTTCCAGGGCATCAGCACCGGATTCGGCAAGGGCAACCAGCGCCTCAATCGAATCGGGAAGGGTTGGGTAGCCAACGGTGAAAAAGGGCATGAAGGCAGCCCGCCCTTCGGCTTTGGCACGGGCGAAGGTGGCTTGAATAGACCCTAAGCCGCTGTGAGTTGAGATCATTTGCCTGCCACCACTTTCTGGGCATCAAGCGCCTTGATTACGGTGTCAAGGTCTTTATCCC from the Anaerolineales bacterium genome contains:
- a CDS encoding tryptophan synthase subunit alpha, with the translated sequence MISTHSGLGSIQATFARAKAEGRAAFMPFFTVGYPTLPDSIEALVALAESGADALEVGMPFSDPLADGPVIQHASNVALAQGTKLRDCLAAIRTLRARGVTIPLILMGYVNPVLNYGLERFVSEAAEAGVSGLILPDLPPEESADLTTYTERAGVGQIPLVAPNTTPERIRHIAAMARGFIYLVSVTGVTGARAALPPDLVSYVRRVRAETPLPLAVGFGISTPEQARGVAAHADGVIVASALIRLYEKEGLPAVRSLAAALRAACG